A genomic region of Methanothermobacter thermautotrophicus str. Delta H contains the following coding sequences:
- a CDS encoding 50S ribosomal protein L19e, translated as MNLTTQKRLAADILKVGVNRIWIDPERIDEVSRAITRDGVKQLIKDGAIKAKPKKGISSYRSKKIAQQKKKGRRRGPGSIKGAKGARRPKKDEWMTTIRALRKDLKEMRDNREINKSTYRKLYKMAKGGAFKSKSYMKTYARDHDMLR; from the coding sequence ATGAATCTTACTACTCAGAAGAGATTAGCTGCAGACATACTCAAGGTAGGGGTTAACAGGATATGGATAGACCCTGAAAGGATCGATGAGGTTTCAAGGGCAATAACAAGGGACGGTGTGAAGCAGCTAATAAAGGATGGCGCAATAAAGGCCAAACCCAAGAAGGGTATAAGCAGCTACAGGTCAAAGAAGATAGCCCAGCAGAAGAAGAAGGGACGAAGAAGGGGACCTGGAAGTATAAAGGGTGCAAAGGGTGCCAGAAGGCCCAAAAAGGATGAGTGGATGACCACCATAAGGGCACTGAGAAAGGACCTCAAGGAGATGAGGGACAACCGCGAAATAAACAAGAGCACCTACCGTAAACTGTACAAGATGGCCAAGGGCGGAGCCTTTAAGAGCAAATCTTACATGAAGACCTATGCCCGGGACCACGACATGCTCAGGTAG
- a CDS encoding 30S ribosomal protein S3 yields MIEKDFVVEGLRRTRIDEYLEKELERAGYGGMDVQVTPMGTMVVVYAERPGMVIGRGGKTVRAITQKLKNKFDLENPQVEVKEVDVPELNPKIMAHKIAAMLQRGMHFRRVAYTTMRRIMAAGAQGVEVTISGKIRGARSATAKFTDGYIKKCGEPSVKHVREGFATVQLKPGVLGVYVRIMPPDVVLPDKVEIEDPRVTETPAEEASEASEVVEDLEEVEDLEEIEDLEEVEDLEEVEDLEDTEAEKKDADGEESEK; encoded by the coding sequence TTGATAGAAAAAGATTTTGTCGTTGAAGGTCTCAGAAGGACAAGGATAGACGAATACCTTGAAAAGGAACTTGAAAGGGCAGGATACGGTGGCATGGATGTCCAGGTCACACCAATGGGTACGATGGTTGTGGTCTACGCTGAGAGGCCGGGTATGGTCATCGGACGTGGCGGTAAGACAGTGAGGGCCATAACACAGAAACTCAAAAACAAGTTCGACCTTGAGAACCCCCAGGTTGAGGTCAAGGAGGTTGATGTCCCTGAACTCAACCCCAAGATAATGGCCCACAAGATAGCTGCAATGCTCCAGAGGGGTATGCACTTCAGGAGAGTCGCATACACCACAATGAGGAGGATCATGGCTGCAGGTGCCCAGGGTGTTGAGGTCACCATTTCAGGTAAGATAAGGGGTGCCCGTTCAGCCACAGCAAAGTTCACCGATGGTTATATAAAGAAATGCGGTGAACCATCAGTCAAGCATGTAAGGGAAGGATTTGCCACTGTACAGCTCAAACCCGGTGTTCTTGGGGTATACGTACGTATAATGCCTCCTGATGTTGTTCTACCTGACAAAGTTGAAATAGAGGATCCAAGGGTCACTGAAACTCCTGCAGAGGAAGCCTCAGAGGCCTCAGAGGTTGTTGAAGATCTCGAGGAGGTTGAGGACCTGGAAGAGATCGAGGACCTTGAGGAGGTTGAGGATCTCGAGGAGGTTGAGGACCTGGAAGACACTGAGGCAGAGAAGAAGGACGCAGATGGTGAAGAATCTGAAAAATAA
- a CDS encoding 50S ribosomal protein L5 has product MNPMEEVRIFKVTLNIGVGEGGEKLARAERLLEEMSGQKPVRTHSKVTNPEFGIRKKQPIACKVTLRGERAEKVLKMFLEGIGNRLKASQFDEYGNVSMGIDEHIDIPGMKYDPEIGIFGMNLSVTFEKPGHRINRRRIQRRKVPQKHRVSREEAIEFMKEKFQVKIV; this is encoded by the coding sequence ATGAACCCGATGGAGGAAGTAAGGATATTCAAGGTCACCCTTAACATAGGTGTTGGTGAAGGCGGTGAAAAGCTTGCAAGGGCCGAGAGGCTTCTTGAGGAGATGAGCGGCCAGAAACCAGTGAGGACACACTCAAAGGTCACCAACCCTGAATTCGGTATAAGGAAGAAACAGCCCATCGCATGCAAGGTCACCCTCCGCGGTGAAAGGGCCGAGAAGGTACTCAAAATGTTCCTTGAGGGAATAGGTAACAGGTTAAAGGCCAGCCAGTTTGATGAGTATGGTAACGTTTCGATGGGTATAGATGAACACATAGACATACCTGGAATGAAATACGACCCTGAGATAGGGATCTTTGGTATGAACCTTTCTGTCACCTTTGAGAAGCCAGGTCACAGGATAAACAGGCGAAGGATACAGCGCAGGAAGGTTCCTCAGAAGCACAGGGTCAGCCGCGAAGAGGCAATCGAATTCATGAAGGAAAAATTCCAGGTTAAAATAGTCTGA
- the yciH gene encoding stress response translation initiation inhibitor YciH gives MKICDVCGLPEELCVCEEIAREVQTLKVYTVRRRFGKVMTIIEGIDEHDIDIKELTKILKARCACGGTAKKGQIELQGDHKKKVKEVLADMGFSSDTIEIR, from the coding sequence ATGAAAATCTGCGATGTATGTGGTCTTCCGGAAGAACTTTGCGTCTGTGAGGAAATAGCACGCGAAGTTCAGACACTAAAGGTCTACACAGTGAGGCGAAGATTCGGTAAAGTGATGACCATCATTGAGGGCATCGATGAACACGATATAGACATAAAGGAGCTCACTAAGATACTGAAGGCAAGATGTGCCTGTGGAGGCACAGCCAAGAAAGGCCAGATAGAACTTCAGGGGGATCATAAGAAGAAGGTCAAGGAAGTTCTGGCAGATATGGGCTTTTCATCAGATACGATTGAGATAAGGTAG
- a CDS encoding 30S ribosomal protein S8, with protein MTLMDPLANALTNIRNNEIRGNVKCRITPASKLIGRVLRTMQKEGYIGEFEYVDDGRAGKFIVELEGNINHCGVIKPRHAVKKDEFEKFEKRYLPAKNFGIIIVSTPEGIMTHKEAKDRGIGGRLLAYVY; from the coding sequence GTGACTCTTATGGATCCTCTTGCAAACGCCCTGACCAACATAAGAAACAATGAGATAAGGGGTAATGTCAAGTGCAGGATAACCCCCGCCTCAAAACTTATAGGGCGAGTGTTAAGGACAATGCAGAAGGAAGGCTATATCGGTGAATTCGAATACGTTGACGACGGCAGGGCCGGGAAATTCATAGTTGAACTTGAGGGAAACATAAACCACTGTGGAGTTATAAAACCCAGGCACGCAGTTAAGAAGGACGAATTCGAGAAATTTGAGAAGAGATACTTGCCAGCTAAGAACTTCGGGATAATAATCGTATCAACCCCTGAGGGAATAATGACCCATAAAGAGGCCAAGGACAGGGGTATTGGTGGTAGACTGCTGGCATATGTCTACTAG
- a CDS encoding 50S ribosomal protein L14, translating to MKAIASKVTRALPVGARLQCVDNTGAREVEIISVRGYKGVRRRLAAAGVGDMVVVSVKKGTVDMRREVLNAVIVRQKKEYRRPDGLRVKFEDNAAVIVSPEGVLKGSEIRGPVAKEAADRWPSVGSAASIIV from the coding sequence ATGAAGGCAATAGCATCCAAGGTTACCAGGGCATTACCTGTAGGGGCCAGACTCCAGTGCGTCGACAACACAGGTGCAAGGGAAGTCGAGATAATCTCAGTCAGGGGATACAAGGGTGTTCGAAGAAGACTTGCAGCAGCAGGTGTTGGCGACATGGTTGTTGTCTCCGTAAAGAAGGGAACAGTTGACATGAGGAGAGAGGTCCTCAACGCCGTTATTGTAAGGCAGAAAAAGGAATACAGAAGGCCCGATGGATTGAGGGTGAAATTCGAGGATAACGCTGCAGTTATAGTGAGTCCTGAGGGAGTCCTCAAGGGTTCAGAGATAAGGGGTCCTGTTGCAAAGGAAGCTGCTGACAGGTGGCCCAGTGTGGGAAGCGCAGCAAGCATAATAGTGTAA
- a CDS encoding 50S ribosomal protein L32e — MRKKFKRQEYARYKKLGEKWRRPRGRTSKMRRYEKGKPAMPAIGYRKPSEVRGLHPSGYEDVLVSNMRELEALDPEKQAARIASAVGARKKTLMLEKARELGIKVLNP, encoded by the coding sequence ATGAGGAAAAAATTTAAAAGACAGGAATACGCCCGATACAAGAAATTAGGGGAAAAATGGAGGAGACCAAGGGGCAGAACAAGCAAAATGAGGAGGTATGAAAAGGGTAAACCCGCTATGCCTGCAATAGGCTACAGGAAACCCAGTGAAGTTAGGGGTCTCCACCCATCAGGATACGAGGATGTCCTGGTTTCCAACATGAGGGAACTTGAGGCACTGGACCCTGAAAAACAGGCTGCAAGAATAGCTTCAGCTGTGGGGGCCAGGAAAAAAACCCTGATGCTTGAGAAGGCAAGGGAACTCGGCATCAAGGTTCTCAACCCGTAG
- a CDS encoding 30S ribosomal protein S17, translating to MVGIDVPEPKSKCSDPNCPFHGDLPLRGQILEGTVVSDKAERTVTVERSFYKFIRKYERYEKRKSKIKAHKPDCIDVRVGDTVKIAECRPLSKTKNFVVVEVKGEE from the coding sequence ATGGTCGGCATTGATGTTCCAGAACCTAAATCTAAATGTAGTGATCCTAACTGTCCTTTCCACGGTGACCTCCCCCTCAGGGGTCAGATACTGGAAGGAACCGTAGTCAGTGACAAGGCAGAAAGGACAGTGACTGTTGAAAGGAGTTTCTACAAATTTATACGCAAATATGAACGATACGAAAAGAGGAAATCCAAGATAAAGGCCCACAAACCTGACTGCATAGATGTCAGGGTAGGGGACACAGTGAAAATTGCTGAATGCAGACCCCTCAGCAAGACCAAGAACTTCGTTGTTGTCGAGGTGAAGGGGGAAGAGTAA
- the rpsS gene encoding 30S ribosomal protein S19, with protein sequence MARKEFRYRGYTLEELQEMPLDDVIKLFPSRQRRSLKRGFLPRQKKVLEKIRKIKKEGKTEGRPPVIRTHCRDMIVLPEMVGMTFGIHNGKEFVEVKIQPEMIGCYFGEFAPTRKKVEHGDPGMGATRFSMFVPLK encoded by the coding sequence TTGGCACGTAAAGAGTTTAGGTATCGCGGCTACACCTTGGAAGAACTGCAGGAGATGCCACTTGACGATGTAATCAAGTTGTTCCCATCAAGGCAGAGAAGATCCCTCAAAAGGGGATTCCTACCAAGGCAGAAGAAGGTACTCGAAAAGATAAGGAAGATAAAGAAAGAGGGAAAGACTGAGGGAAGGCCACCGGTCATCAGGACACACTGCAGGGACATGATAGTGCTTCCTGAGATGGTTGGAATGACCTTCGGTATCCACAATGGTAAGGAATTTGTGGAGGTCAAGATCCAGCCAGAAATGATCGGCTGCTACTTCGGTGAATTTGCACCCACAAGGAAGAAGGTTGAGCACGGAGATCCCGGTATGGGAGCTACAAGATTCTCAATGTTCGTGCCTCTTAAATAA
- the rpl3p gene encoding 50S ribosomal protein L3 has product MARHHQPRKGSVAFSPRKRAARETPRVKSWPQVDEPGLLALAGYKAGMTHVMMVDNQKNSPTEGMEVSTPVTILEVPPLTVMAVRTYEKTSRGLKTLGEVLATETKDDLRRKLTPPADDYDQEAAIEKIRSNMEYVADVRVIVHTNPRLASVPKKKPEVFECGLGGKTPEEKFEYALEILGKDVRASEIFSEGAFVDAIAVTKGKGFQGPVKRWGIRIQYGKAARSSKGRHIGSLGPWTPSRTMWTVPQAGQMGYHRRTEYNKQILKIGDASEADLVNPDGGFVRYGLVRNDYVMIKGSVPGPTKRLVVLRKAIRAAGKQEEAPQINYISTASKQGV; this is encoded by the coding sequence AAGGGAAACCCCGAGGGTCAAGTCCTGGCCCCAGGTGGATGAGCCCGGACTCCTCGCCCTCGCAGGTTACAAGGCAGGGATGACACATGTCATGATGGTTGATAACCAGAAAAATTCCCCCACAGAGGGGATGGAGGTCTCAACTCCCGTCACAATCCTTGAGGTTCCACCCCTGACAGTGATGGCTGTGAGGACCTACGAAAAGACCAGCAGGGGTCTCAAGACCCTAGGTGAGGTCCTCGCAACAGAGACAAAGGATGACCTCAGGAGGAAACTCACCCCACCTGCAGATGACTACGACCAGGAAGCAGCCATTGAGAAGATAAGATCAAACATGGAGTACGTTGCAGATGTGAGGGTCATAGTCCACACAAACCCACGACTTGCAAGTGTTCCCAAAAAGAAACCCGAGGTATTCGAGTGCGGACTGGGCGGCAAGACCCCCGAGGAGAAATTTGAATATGCACTTGAGATCCTTGGAAAGGATGTCAGGGCGTCAGAGATATTCTCTGAGGGCGCCTTTGTTGATGCGATAGCCGTGACCAAGGGTAAGGGATTCCAGGGTCCTGTCAAGAGATGGGGTATAAGGATACAGTACGGTAAGGCTGCAAGGAGCAGTAAGGGAAGACACATAGGTTCACTGGGTCCATGGACACCATCAAGGACCATGTGGACCGTCCCACAGGCAGGTCAGATGGGCTACCACAGGAGGACCGAGTACAACAAACAGATACTCAAGATTGGTGACGCCAGCGAGGCTGACCTTGTAAACCCTGATGGTGGCTTTGTAAGATACGGGTTAGTCAGGAACGATTACGTCATGATTAAGGGGTCAGTTCCAGGCCCAACAAAGAGGCTAGTGGTTCTCAGGAAGGCCATAAGGGCTGCAGGTAAACAGGAAGAAGCACCCCAGATAAACTACATCAGCACAGCATCAAAACAAGGAGTATAA
- the rpmC gene encoding 50S ribosomal protein L29, with protein sequence MAILRSEEIREMDGEELQKKLDELKAEYARYISKSAAAGIHENPGKMREIRRTIARVLTIMNEK encoded by the coding sequence ATGGCGATACTTAGGAGCGAAGAGATAAGGGAAATGGATGGGGAGGAACTCCAGAAGAAACTGGATGAACTCAAGGCAGAATACGCCCGATACATTTCCAAGAGCGCTGCTGCCGGGATCCATGAGAACCCCGGTAAGATGAGGGAAATCCGAAGAACAATAGCCCGTGTTCTCACCATCATGAATGAAAAATAG
- the rpl4p gene encoding 50S ribosomal protein L4, whose translation MKIKVYSLEGEAIDEMELPEIFNEEFRPDVIKRAVLSAQTARVQPWGPDPMAGKRTSAQSYGAGRGVAMVPRIKNGSRAAFVPQAVGGRRAHPPRPQKNYHERINRKERRLAIRSAVAATARKDLVEARGHRIENVPQLPLVVDDELSMIKRTADTREVFRKLGIMDDIVRAREGKKIRAGKGKMRGRKYRTPRGPLIVVGDDKGITRGARNHPGVDVVRVENLNAELLAPGTHPGRLTVFTRSAIEKLDELFQ comes from the coding sequence ATGAAGATTAAGGTTTATTCCCTAGAAGGTGAAGCCATAGATGAGATGGAACTTCCTGAAATTTTCAACGAAGAATTCAGACCCGACGTCATAAAGAGGGCTGTCCTGTCCGCACAGACAGCAAGGGTACAGCCATGGGGTCCAGATCCAATGGCAGGTAAGAGGACCTCTGCACAGTCCTATGGTGCCGGACGCGGCGTTGCAATGGTTCCACGTATAAAGAATGGTTCAAGGGCCGCCTTTGTTCCACAGGCAGTGGGCGGTAGAAGGGCTCACCCCCCAAGGCCCCAGAAGAACTACCATGAAAGGATAAACAGGAAGGAGAGGCGACTTGCAATAAGGTCCGCAGTTGCAGCGACAGCCAGGAAGGACCTTGTGGAGGCAAGGGGTCACAGGATAGAGAACGTACCCCAGCTGCCACTGGTGGTCGACGACGAACTCTCCATGATTAAAAGGACCGCCGATACAAGGGAAGTCTTCAGGAAACTTGGAATCATGGACGACATTGTAAGGGCAAGGGAAGGCAAAAAGATACGAGCAGGAAAGGGAAAGATGAGGGGTAGAAAGTACAGGACACCCAGGGGTCCCCTCATAGTCGTTGGAGACGATAAGGGGATAACAAGGGGTGCGAGGAACCACCCGGGCGTTGACGTGGTAAGGGTGGAAAACCTCAACGCAGAGCTACTGGCCCCTGGAACACATCCTGGAAGACTGACCGTCTTTACAAGATCAGCAATAGAAAAACTTGATGAACTATTCCAGTAA
- the rnp1 gene encoding ribonuclease P protein component 1, translating to MITPRNIFRHELIGLSVRIARSVHRDIQGISGRVVDETRNTLRIEMDDGREITVPKGIAVFHFRTPQGELVEIDGRALVARPEERIKKKFRKP from the coding sequence TTGATAACCCCCAGGAATATTTTCAGGCATGAGCTTATTGGCCTTTCTGTGAGAATAGCCAGGAGTGTTCACAGGGACATTCAGGGAATATCGGGAAGAGTCGTGGATGAAACCAGGAATACCCTTAGAATCGAAATGGATGACGGCCGGGAAATAACGGTTCCAAAGGGAATAGCCGTCTTCCATTTCAGAACACCGCAGGGTGAACTTGTTGAGATTGATGGTAGAGCTCTGGTGGCTCGTCCTGAGGAGAGAATAAAGAAGAAATTTAGAAAACCATAG
- a CDS encoding 50S ribosomal protein L23: MDPYAVIMKPHVTEKSMNLIDQNNELAFVVMRKSTKKDVRRAFEELFAVKVERVNTQVTPRGQKIAYIKLAKEHSAEDIAVKLGVF; the protein is encoded by the coding sequence ATGGATCCATATGCTGTTATTATGAAGCCACATGTCACAGAGAAGAGCATGAACCTTATAGATCAGAACAATGAACTGGCATTTGTGGTTATGAGGAAAAGCACAAAGAAGGATGTGAGGAGGGCCTTTGAGGAGCTCTTCGCAGTTAAGGTTGAGAGGGTCAACACACAGGTAACTCCCAGGGGCCAGAAGATAGCCTACATAAAACTGGCCAAGGAACACAGTGCAGAGGACATAGCGGTTAAACTGGGAGTATTCTAA
- a CDS encoding 50S ribosomal protein L2: MGKRLISQRRGRGTPTYRSASHRFKGKIKYRAYDSIESEGSLKGKVVDIMHDPGRTAPVARVKFENGEERLILAPEALMLNEEVECGVKARVKPGNSLPLSEIPEGTPIYNIENRPGDGGKLVRSSGTYASLITHDADKAVIELPSGELKALNPQCRATVGVVAGGGRREKPFLKAGKKYHALRAKGKKSVTVRGVAMNAVDHPHGGGNRQHPGRPTTVSRHAPPGRKVGSIAARRTGKRR, from the coding sequence ATGGGAAAAAGGTTAATATCACAGAGGAGAGGAAGGGGAACTCCCACCTACAGAAGTGCATCTCACCGTTTCAAGGGCAAAATAAAATACCGCGCCTATGACTCCATTGAGAGTGAGGGCTCCCTCAAGGGGAAGGTAGTTGATATAATGCACGACCCTGGAAGGACAGCCCCCGTTGCCCGTGTTAAATTTGAAAACGGTGAGGAACGCCTGATACTCGCACCTGAAGCTTTAATGCTCAACGAAGAAGTTGAATGCGGAGTGAAGGCAAGGGTTAAACCAGGAAACTCACTTCCACTTAGTGAGATTCCAGAGGGGACACCCATATACAACATCGAAAACAGACCAGGGGACGGAGGAAAACTCGTAAGGTCCTCTGGAACATACGCTTCTCTAATCACCCATGACGCTGACAAGGCAGTTATTGAACTCCCATCAGGTGAACTGAAGGCACTCAACCCCCAGTGCAGGGCCACCGTTGGCGTTGTTGCTGGAGGAGGTCGAAGGGAGAAACCATTCCTCAAGGCCGGTAAGAAGTACCATGCCCTCAGGGCAAAGGGTAAGAAGTCCGTCACAGTCAGGGGTGTTGCAATGAACGCAGTTGATCACCCGCACGGTGGTGGAAACAGACAGCATCCTGGAAGGCCAACAACCGTCTCAAGGCATGCTCCTCCAGGACGAAAGGTTGGTTCAATAGCTGCCAGAAGAACAGGGAAAAGGAGATAA
- the rplV gene encoding 50S ribosomal protein L22, translating into MAKVKYAYKEEDRSGTARASATHLKISPKHAVEICREIRGMELEKAKKYLEEVIRMERPVAFKRYNRKVGHRRGLNGWASGRYPVKAAGQILKVLENAEANAEYKGLDTEKLRIIHISSHRGPVIRGWIPRAFGRATPFNTPTTHVQIVLGEA; encoded by the coding sequence ATGGCTAAGGTTAAATACGCTTATAAAGAGGAAGACAGGTCAGGAACAGCCAGGGCATCAGCGACTCACCTCAAGATATCACCAAAGCACGCAGTGGAGATCTGCAGGGAGATCAGGGGAATGGAACTCGAAAAGGCCAAGAAATACCTTGAAGAGGTCATCAGGATGGAGAGGCCAGTCGCCTTCAAGAGATACAACAGGAAGGTCGGCCACAGGAGGGGTCTCAATGGCTGGGCCAGCGGTCGTTACCCTGTGAAGGCAGCAGGTCAGATACTTAAGGTCCTTGAGAACGCAGAGGCCAATGCAGAGTACAAGGGACTCGACACAGAGAAACTCAGGATAATCCACATATCCAGTCACCGGGGGCCAGTTATAAGGGGCTGGATTCCAAGGGCCTTTGGAAGGGCCACACCATTCAACACACCAACAACACACGTTCAGATAGTTCTGGGGGAGGCATAA
- a CDS encoding 50S ribosomal protein L6: MVLAALIREEIPIPDGVDVTIDGGVTVKGPKWELSRKFNHSEISMAVEDDKVVLEVKFPKKKDKAMIGTVRAHISNMITGVTEGFRYRMKIVYAHFPMSVKVAGDKVVIENFLGERHPRTARFVGDTKVQVKGDEVEITGINKEHVGQTMANIEQATKIKGRDPRVFQDGIYLVSKE; this comes from the coding sequence ATGGTTCTAGCAGCTCTAATCCGGGAAGAGATACCCATCCCTGATGGTGTGGATGTCACCATCGATGGTGGCGTCACCGTTAAGGGCCCCAAGTGGGAACTTTCCCGAAAATTCAACCATTCAGAGATATCGATGGCTGTTGAAGATGACAAGGTGGTTCTCGAGGTTAAATTCCCTAAAAAGAAGGATAAGGCCATGATAGGGACCGTCAGGGCCCACATAAGCAACATGATAACAGGTGTTACCGAGGGCTTCAGATACCGCATGAAGATAGTTTATGCTCACTTTCCAATGAGTGTGAAGGTGGCAGGGGATAAGGTTGTCATTGAGAACTTCCTCGGTGAACGCCACCCCAGGACCGCAAGATTCGTTGGTGACACAAAGGTCCAGGTCAAGGGCGATGAGGTTGAGATAACAGGTATCAACAAGGAGCACGTGGGACAGACCATGGCCAACATCGAACAGGCCACCAAAATCAAGGGAAGGGACCCAAGGGTTTTCCAGGACGGCATATACCTTGTGAGCAAGGAATAG
- a CDS encoding 30S ribosomal protein S4e, which translates to MAIMASRKHLKRFKSPVHWPIHPKEYKWTVKPSPGPHAIENSLPLMIIVRDILKVADNAREARKIINSGEVLVDGRPRKNYKFPVGFMDVVSIPRTGDVYRVLPDERGRLVLHPIDEENAGFKLCKIVNKTTIKGGRTQLNLHDGRNYLSDDEFRVGDVVKLSIPEQEILERIPFEKDSLGLVTGGRHTGEIGKIKKINITRSSMPNTAVIETGAGKTFLTLKDYVFVIGKDESVISLPGGK; encoded by the coding sequence ATGGCAATAATGGCATCAAGAAAACATCTTAAACGATTCAAATCACCGGTTCACTGGCCAATTCATCCCAAGGAATACAAATGGACAGTTAAACCATCTCCAGGTCCCCACGCTATTGAGAACTCACTGCCTCTCATGATCATTGTGAGGGACATCCTGAAGGTTGCAGACAATGCAAGGGAAGCCAGGAAGATAATAAACAGTGGAGAGGTCCTGGTGGATGGAAGACCAAGGAAGAACTACAAGTTCCCGGTCGGATTCATGGACGTTGTCAGCATACCCAGGACAGGAGACGTCTACAGGGTGCTCCCTGATGAAAGGGGAAGGCTGGTTCTCCACCCCATAGATGAGGAAAACGCAGGCTTCAAACTCTGCAAGATAGTGAACAAGACAACCATTAAGGGAGGCAGGACCCAGCTCAACCTCCATGACGGCCGTAACTACCTCTCAGATGATGAATTCAGGGTGGGAGACGTTGTAAAGCTCTCAATACCCGAACAGGAAATCCTTGAGAGGATACCATTTGAGAAGGACAGCCTCGGCCTTGTGACAGGCGGACGGCACACCGGTGAAATAGGCAAGATCAAGAAGATAAACATAACAAGGTCTTCAATGCCAAACACAGCCGTCATCGAGACCGGTGCAGGCAAGACATTCCTGACACTCAAGGACTACGTTTTCGTCATAGGAAAGGACGAGTCAGTGATCTCACTTCCAGGAGGGAAATAG
- a CDS encoding 50S ribosomal protein L18 produces the protein MAHGPRYKLAFRRRREGKTDYRARYKMVETGKSRLVVRITTYHVIAQIINVGMNGDETLVSAHSKQLQKMGWLGGTSNTAAAYLTGYLCGKRALKEGIEEAVLDIGLRPAIRGSKVFAALKGAVDAGLNVPHGESVLPDESRIRGEHIMEYAESLDEEELRKRFSKYLERGLSPVDLPEHFDEIKKRIDEEV, from the coding sequence TTGGCACATGGACCAAGATACAAGCTGGCATTTAGAAGAAGAAGGGAAGGTAAAACTGATTACCGGGCCCGCTACAAAATGGTAGAAACAGGTAAATCAAGGCTCGTCGTCAGGATAACGACATATCACGTTATTGCACAGATAATCAACGTGGGCATGAACGGAGACGAAACACTTGTCTCAGCCCACTCAAAACAGCTCCAGAAAATGGGATGGCTTGGAGGTACAAGCAACACAGCAGCAGCCTACCTCACAGGTTACCTGTGCGGTAAAAGGGCTCTGAAGGAGGGTATAGAGGAGGCTGTCCTTGACATAGGACTGAGACCAGCCATCAGGGGCTCAAAGGTATTCGCTGCACTCAAGGGGGCTGTTGACGCAGGACTCAATGTACCCCACGGTGAATCAGTGCTGCCCGATGAATCAAGAATCAGGGGAGAACACATAATGGAGTACGCAGAATCCCTTGATGAGGAAGAACTCCGGAAGAGGTTTTCAAAGTACCTTGAAAGGGGTCTTTCCCCTGTGGATCTGCCGGAACACTTTGATGAAATCAAAAAGAGAATAGATGAAGAGGTATGA
- the rplX gene encoding 50S ribosomal protein L24, with amino-acid sequence MSKQPRKQRKYIYEAPLHARRKMMSANLSRELREEYGRRSLPLRKGDKVEILRGDFRGHEGKVEKVDLKRYRVYVEGATIQKVDGTTVYFPLHPSNLRIVDLNLDDEKRIKILERKG; translated from the coding sequence ATGTCAAAACAGCCCAGAAAGCAGAGGAAGTACATTTATGAAGCACCATTACACGCTCGTCGAAAGATGATGAGCGCAAATCTCAGCAGGGAACTCAGGGAAGAGTATGGGAGAAGGTCCCTGCCCCTAAGGAAGGGAGACAAGGTTGAGATTCTCAGGGGTGACTTCAGGGGACATGAAGGTAAGGTTGAGAAGGTGGACCTCAAGAGGTACAGGGTTTACGTTGAGGGGGCCACAATACAGAAAGTTGATGGGACAACAGTCTACTTCCCGCTACACCCATCAAACCTGAGAATAGTTGACCTCAACCTTGACGATGAGAAAAGAATTAAAATCTTAGAACGGAAGGGATAA
- a CDS encoding 30S ribosomal protein S14 codes for MIVLPRKYGKASRKCSRCGDHSALVRRYGLMLCRQCFRELAPKIGFKKYN; via the coding sequence GTGATTGTATTGCCAAGGAAATATGGAAAGGCATCAAGGAAATGCTCAAGATGCGGGGATCACTCTGCCCTTGTCAGGAGATACGGGTTAATGCTCTGCAGGCAGTGCTTCAGGGAACTCGCACCTAAAATAGGGTTTAAAAAGTACAACTAA